The following proteins come from a genomic window of Longimicrobiaceae bacterium:
- a CDS encoding serine hydrolase, protein MANVRCAASVIAVATLLGGCIPGLISPPEPEPALRPPPMQMASWLIPARPHDAGMYDGLTVELDSIARAAIADRAASGISIAVGRWGRLVHLKGYGAVDWAPGSAEVNDSTLFDMASVSKVVATTTAAMMLEEAGRLDLDAPVHAYLPELADSAKQSITVRQILTHRGGFEAGAPLYTTYRGREQYLAQINARPLAYAPGTKMVYSDWDLILTQLVVERLTGQTLDAFVGERLFAPLGMRDSRYNPDPSLRPRIAATEVAADRGGLIWGAVHDPNAFAMGGVAGHAGLFSSARDMAAFAQMVLNGGEYGGVRIVRPETLARWTSPQGPGSSRAIGWDTPSDRSSAGRYFGPRSFGHTGYTGTSIWIDPERGLFVVLLTNRVNPTSENQKHVALRRAVADAVQRAILDAPLVDWEARRVVAASVRGPHPAA, encoded by the coding sequence ATGGCGAACGTTAGATGCGCGGCATCCGTCATCGCCGTCGCTACGCTGCTCGGCGGATGCATACCGGGCCTCATCTCCCCGCCGGAGCCCGAGCCGGCGCTGCGGCCCCCGCCGATGCAGATGGCGTCGTGGCTCATTCCCGCGCGCCCGCACGATGCGGGGATGTACGACGGGCTGACGGTGGAGCTGGATTCCATCGCGCGGGCGGCCATCGCCGACCGCGCGGCGTCTGGCATCTCCATCGCCGTGGGACGGTGGGGGCGGCTCGTGCATCTCAAGGGCTACGGAGCGGTGGATTGGGCGCCCGGCTCGGCAGAGGTGAACGACAGCACGCTCTTCGACATGGCGTCGGTGAGCAAGGTGGTCGCGACCACGACCGCGGCGATGATGCTGGAAGAGGCGGGGCGGCTGGACCTGGACGCACCGGTGCACGCGTATCTGCCGGAACTGGCGGACTCGGCCAAGCAGTCCATCACCGTCCGCCAGATCCTCACGCACCGCGGGGGGTTCGAGGCCGGGGCGCCGCTGTACACCACGTATCGCGGCCGCGAGCAGTACCTGGCGCAGATCAACGCCCGGCCGCTGGCGTACGCGCCCGGCACGAAGATGGTCTACAGCGACTGGGACCTCATCCTCACGCAGCTCGTCGTGGAACGGCTGACGGGGCAGACGCTAGACGCCTTCGTCGGCGAGCGGCTGTTCGCGCCGCTGGGCATGCGCGACTCGCGCTACAACCCGGACCCGTCGCTGCGCCCGCGCATAGCCGCGACGGAGGTGGCGGCGGACCGCGGCGGCCTGATCTGGGGCGCCGTGCACGACCCGAACGCTTTTGCGATGGGCGGGGTCGCGGGGCACGCGGGCCTCTTCTCGTCCGCCCGCGACATGGCGGCGTTCGCGCAGATGGTGCTGAACGGCGGCGAGTACGGCGGCGTGCGCATCGTCCGCCCGGAGACGCTGGCGCGGTGGACGTCGCCGCAGGGGCCGGGCAGCAGCCGCGCGATCGGGTGGGACACGCCGTCGGACCGGTCGAGCGCGGGGCGGTACTTCGGGCCGCGCAGCTTCGGGCACACGGGCTACACGGGCACGTCCATCTGGATCGATCCCGAGCGCGGGCTGTTCGTGGTCCTCCTGACCAACCGCGTGAACCCGACTTCCGAGAACCAGAAGCACGTCGCCCTCCGCCGCGCCGTGGCGGACGCCGTGCAGCGGGCCATCCTGGACGCGCCTCTGGTGGACTGGGAAGCGCGGCGGGTGGTGGCCGCATCCGTGAGGGGCCCTCACCCGGCGGCCTGA